A genomic segment from Luteolibacter flavescens encodes:
- a CDS encoding retropepsin-like aspartic protease, which produces MKRTLALSLLLALSPLTRAQDTAGIEYRDFTGPGGAPISAVVVDKNDTQVILLLKTGKRTTVPLDKLSDKDREYISSWNKEKAVFLQKCKNLSIRQLLELRGYESFVFRFESNSIYIDGKLNGTPGKFLIDTGAGTSLLHIPFAKTANCEVGPMDEKIYGVAGDAPAGWTDVPTISFGESVFKGRKILATDLGNGLPEGAKVNKDAILGADIMSQLDAVISYPERRIFLRPDKSDEAAVEGVGNAQEGDENVTFRIFKTKDNQTYRGKVTSKTPTVATLTLVGGKTVQVPVSKLVPADAEFVSNWTEAGAFFLQHCQSLTVQELLELRKYQSFEYERRGNHIFVDGTLNDNAVTYMIDTGADGTCLHLAAAEKNGCDVGPLDQWVYGIGGKAPAAVTTIHKLTMGDAVLTNRKILATDLNRGRDDEMDHVGLFGADFMRELEAVITYRENRIFLIQRAMPVAPVDPKKR; this is translated from the coding sequence ATGAAACGCACCCTAGCACTTTCCCTGCTGCTCGCCCTCTCGCCGCTGACCCGCGCGCAGGATACGGCCGGCATCGAGTATCGCGACTTCACCGGCCCCGGCGGCGCGCCGATCTCGGCGGTGGTCGTGGACAAGAACGATACCCAGGTCATCCTTCTCCTGAAGACCGGCAAGCGCACCACCGTGCCGCTCGACAAGTTGAGCGACAAGGACCGCGAGTACATCTCCTCCTGGAACAAGGAGAAGGCCGTCTTCCTGCAGAAATGCAAGAACCTGAGCATCCGCCAGCTCCTGGAGCTGCGCGGCTACGAGTCCTTCGTCTTCCGTTTCGAGAGCAATTCCATCTACATCGATGGCAAGCTGAACGGCACGCCCGGCAAGTTCCTCATCGACACAGGCGCGGGCACCAGCCTGCTCCACATCCCCTTCGCGAAGACGGCGAATTGCGAGGTGGGACCGATGGATGAGAAGATCTACGGCGTGGCGGGCGATGCCCCGGCCGGCTGGACGGACGTGCCCACCATCTCCTTCGGCGAGTCCGTCTTCAAGGGCCGCAAGATCCTCGCGACCGACCTGGGCAATGGCCTGCCGGAAGGCGCGAAGGTGAACAAGGACGCGATCCTCGGCGCCGACATCATGAGCCAGCTCGATGCCGTGATCTCCTACCCGGAGCGCCGCATCTTCCTCCGCCCGGACAAGTCCGACGAGGCCGCTGTTGAAGGCGTGGGCAATGCCCAGGAAGGCGATGAGAACGTGACCTTCCGCATCTTCAAGACGAAGGACAACCAGACCTACCGCGGCAAGGTGACGTCGAAGACTCCGACCGTGGCCACGCTCACCCTCGTCGGTGGGAAGACGGTCCAGGTCCCCGTGTCGAAGCTGGTCCCGGCCGATGCCGAATTCGTCTCGAACTGGACCGAGGCCGGTGCCTTCTTCCTCCAGCACTGCCAGAGCCTCACCGTGCAGGAGCTGCTGGAGCTGCGGAAGTACCAGTCCTTCGAGTACGAGCGCCGTGGCAATCACATCTTCGTGGACGGCACGCTGAATGACAATGCCGTGACCTACATGATCGACACCGGCGCGGACGGCACCTGCCTCCACCTCGCCGCCGCGGAGAAAAACGGCTGCGACGTCGGTCCGCTGGACCAGTGGGTCTATGGCATCGGTGGCAAGGCACCCGCCGCCGTCACCACCATCCACAAGCTCACCATGGGTGACGCCGTCCTGACGAACCGCAAGATCCTCGCCACCGACCTGAACCGCGGTCGCGACGATGAGATGGACCATGTCGGCCTCTTCGGTGCGGACTTCATGCGCGAGCTGGAAGCCGTCATCACCTACCGCGAGAACCGCATCTTCCTCATCCAGCGCGCCATGCCCGTGGCCCCGGTGGACCCGAAGAAGCGCTGA
- a CDS encoding DUF6678 family protein — MTSTFHDLLIVTVRMRTPETAIRLIAREGLCSVSSNTKWHRVLDAVSGIPCRKRVKWIDVEEPSRWEVGLWRPHGNFVECGGGLDQMKFIEWIEVECVEVQEQGRLVSPRRVDRKEEIAAALREQRARFEEAGDAIRVLGYLRPERPPK; from the coding sequence ATGACTTCGACTTTCCACGATCTGTTGATAGTTACGGTCCGCATGAGAACTCCGGAGACAGCGATTCGGTTGATAGCGCGCGAAGGTCTTTGCAGTGTCTCGAGCAATACGAAGTGGCACCGCGTCCTTGATGCGGTGTCCGGGATTCCTTGTCGGAAGCGGGTGAAGTGGATCGACGTGGAGGAACCTTCGCGATGGGAGGTGGGCCTGTGGCGGCCACACGGGAACTTCGTCGAGTGTGGAGGTGGCCTGGATCAGATGAAATTCATCGAGTGGATCGAGGTCGAGTGCGTCGAGGTGCAGGAACAGGGGCGCTTGGTTTCTCCCCGGCGCGTGGATCGTAAGGAAGAAATCGCGGCGGCTCTGCGGGAGCAGAGGGCGCGGTTCGAGGAGGCCGGAGATGCCATTCGGGTCTTGGGATACCTCCGGCCGGAACGACCTCCGAAATAG
- a CDS encoding alpha-2-macroglobulin family protein, translated as MAGPRDEEWKKVAEAREKDQPQTAIELLAGIEKAAFADGSWAEGTRALVSRIAEGAAIDGKAKPVKDLEAAIGTAPEQAKPLLRALTARWLHRYYQVNQWRFMSRSSTGQPVGDDMETWDLARMLTEIDARFQTSLADAEALKKVPVADFAELLEAGSLGDELRPTMYDFITHLALEFYSSEEVAVSRPQDSFQIAADSPALGTAAEFLAWKPEVADASEPRVRALRLYQDLLAFHQADAARDAFLLVDLERIAWAGKTAGIEGRDARHEAALRRFIAEHAASPVSAWARVYLSGLLEQRGALKDSHEILKGGVAAFPQHAFGRLCQNGVQMLEQRELTLQTTSHWTPAGEEIRVTHKNVKRVWFRLHAATFTPSKATLSEDPRPRMGADAAPVRAWEAELPDDGDFRRRTTWVQAPADVPPGFYVLTASSDADFSAKESVLASAGIHVTQLAVVVRIARAGGIEGHVVDAVSGAPLAGIDVGAWMDRGTLPVTRKVSTKTDAEGFFKFPDISGSRYLVMAERGKERAVARGWGGGGRDRDVPVRRSAVFFTDRAIYRPGQTIQFKGIWCEADAEGGNYRTLAGQSGSVILRDPNGKEVGKLEVKTNEHGSFSGSFPAPEGSVLGQCTLQFAGTPGVAVVRVEEYKRPKFYTEIDPPADPAALGKVVRVKVRGESYTGAPVDGAQVSWRVTRMTRLPVWMRWCWWCPPIAEESEEIAHGIAETAADGSIMVEFTAKPDTTVREDVEPVFDFQITADVTDANGETRSATRTVSVAYTALKAELEADRWLEAGKELDLRLKTMSHDGEGRPAKGVIKIHRLKEPAVCPRPEENFAPWRRRGVAEENDPSRPSPDPDKWEPGEMVAELPVETAADGKGGVKRALDAGAYRLIYETKDANGRDVKAILGIQVVAPDAADFPTMMPFYTTFIADSVQPGQEVVLVWGSGHEKARACIEWRMGDRVLKREWSAEGRTQQAFRFPVEEKHRGGISVAITQVTMNRLNQTSHIAQVPWTNKELKLRWEHLVSKLEPGSKETWTAVIEGAGGEAAAAEMVATLYDASLDAFAPHAFRGLASLLRREWSSPPYWQFSAETRNFEVHRNFPYPEFFQMDEPFRRFRDGLDFGEIRVGYGGIGGGRGLRMRSDDPFADAVGESSTLAMRAPAVAAAPMMKAARSELAADGFLPGGGGEVREQDAGAAAPVDPSQVTARANLQETAFFFPDLVSGEDGKVRMTFTMPEALTKWRFLGLAHDKDLRSGLLEGETVTAKDLMVQPNPPRFLREGDELWFSVKITNTSDKEQSGTARLTLNDAATDADQTAALGVTTADLPFTVPAKESRSVKWKLTVPDGAGFLRYKAVATSGALSDGEEGWLPVIPRRILVTESLSLPIRNAGTKDFDFTKLSQSGGSPTLENRFVHVQVASQPAWYAVMSLPYLMEFPHECAEQTFNRYYANALARNIAGSDPKIRRIFDRWKAGGTALDSPLEKNADLKGILLDETPWLREAKDESGARRKIGLLFDANHMDREQEKSLAKLAAMQMGDGLWPWFPGGRGDTYITTYIATGFARLRALGVETDISPALNALDPLDAAMTRHYEELKKHKLLDGENVHPWIAYHLYMRTFFLKDKALKAEDKVAFDYFAGQARKHWTKLGSRMSRAHAALALHRMGEKEVPALVTRSLKEHATVNDEQGMYWKDSEGEGWWWWQAPVETQAMMIEAFREIDADAKAVEDCQVWLLKQKQVSNWKTTKGTADAVYSILRGGQNWLASDALVKISLGGTEVKPADVEAGTGFYESRFAGEAVKPELGKIELKKEDQGVSWASVHWQYLEDMAKVTSHGQSAMTLEKALFLRKNTDKGPVLEPLAGPVKVGDELVTRVILKNDRAMEYVHLKDLRGSGTEPVNVLSGYRWQDGFGYYEVTRDTASHFFIDRLPPGTHVFETSVRVQHAGKYQTGIAEIRCMYAPEFNAHSGSVEVTVE; from the coding sequence ATGGCTGGACCCCGTGACGAGGAGTGGAAGAAGGTCGCCGAAGCTCGCGAGAAGGATCAGCCGCAGACGGCGATCGAGCTGCTGGCGGGGATCGAGAAGGCGGCCTTCGCCGATGGATCGTGGGCGGAGGGCACGCGCGCGCTCGTCTCGCGGATCGCGGAGGGGGCGGCCATCGACGGGAAGGCCAAGCCAGTGAAGGATCTGGAAGCCGCCATCGGGACCGCGCCGGAGCAGGCGAAGCCCTTGCTGCGGGCGCTCACGGCGCGCTGGCTGCACCGCTATTATCAGGTGAATCAGTGGCGCTTCATGAGCCGCAGCTCGACCGGCCAGCCGGTGGGGGATGACATGGAGACCTGGGATCTGGCGCGGATGCTCACGGAGATCGATGCGCGATTCCAGACGTCCCTGGCCGATGCCGAGGCGCTGAAAAAGGTGCCGGTGGCGGATTTCGCGGAGCTGCTGGAGGCGGGCTCGCTGGGCGATGAGCTGCGGCCCACCATGTATGACTTCATTACGCACCTCGCGCTGGAATTCTATTCCTCGGAGGAGGTGGCGGTGTCGCGACCGCAGGATAGCTTCCAGATCGCGGCGGATTCCCCGGCGCTCGGCACCGCGGCGGAGTTCCTCGCGTGGAAGCCGGAGGTGGCGGATGCCTCGGAGCCGCGGGTGCGCGCGCTGCGCCTCTATCAGGACCTGCTCGCCTTCCACCAGGCGGATGCCGCGCGCGATGCCTTCCTGCTTGTCGATCTGGAGCGCATCGCCTGGGCGGGGAAGACGGCGGGCATCGAGGGTCGTGACGCCCGCCATGAGGCCGCGCTGCGGCGCTTCATCGCGGAGCACGCCGCCAGCCCGGTGAGCGCCTGGGCACGCGTCTATCTGTCCGGCCTGCTGGAGCAGCGGGGCGCGCTGAAGGACTCGCACGAGATTCTCAAGGGGGGCGTCGCCGCCTTCCCGCAGCACGCCTTTGGCAGGCTCTGCCAGAATGGCGTGCAGATGCTGGAGCAGCGCGAGCTCACGCTGCAGACCACCTCCCACTGGACGCCCGCGGGCGAGGAGATCCGCGTGACGCACAAGAACGTGAAGCGCGTCTGGTTCCGCCTCCATGCCGCCACCTTCACGCCATCGAAGGCGACGCTGAGCGAGGACCCGCGGCCCCGCATGGGAGCGGATGCCGCGCCGGTGAGGGCGTGGGAGGCGGAGCTGCCGGATGACGGGGACTTCCGCAGGCGCACCACCTGGGTGCAGGCACCCGCCGACGTGCCGCCCGGCTTCTACGTGCTCACCGCGAGCAGCGATGCGGACTTCTCGGCGAAGGAGAGCGTGCTGGCATCCGCTGGCATCCACGTCACGCAGTTGGCCGTGGTCGTCCGCATCGCGCGTGCGGGTGGCATCGAGGGCCATGTGGTGGATGCCGTGAGCGGCGCACCGCTGGCAGGCATCGATGTCGGCGCGTGGATGGACCGGGGGACCCTGCCGGTGACCCGCAAGGTATCCACGAAGACGGATGCGGAGGGCTTCTTCAAATTCCCAGATATCAGCGGCTCGCGCTATCTCGTGATGGCGGAGCGTGGCAAGGAGCGCGCCGTGGCCCGCGGCTGGGGCGGTGGCGGTCGCGACCGGGACGTGCCGGTGCGCCGCTCGGCGGTCTTCTTCACCGACCGCGCGATCTACCGGCCGGGGCAGACGATCCAGTTCAAGGGCATCTGGTGCGAGGCCGATGCGGAGGGCGGGAACTACCGCACCCTCGCCGGGCAAAGTGGCAGCGTGATCCTGCGCGACCCGAATGGGAAAGAGGTGGGCAAGCTGGAGGTGAAGACCAACGAGCACGGCTCCTTTTCCGGCAGCTTCCCCGCACCGGAGGGCAGCGTGCTCGGCCAGTGCACGCTCCAGTTCGCAGGAACGCCTGGCGTCGCCGTGGTGCGCGTGGAGGAGTACAAGCGCCCGAAATTCTACACCGAGATCGATCCGCCCGCGGACCCCGCCGCGCTGGGGAAGGTCGTGCGGGTCAAAGTACGAGGGGAATCGTACACGGGCGCTCCCGTCGATGGCGCGCAGGTCTCGTGGCGCGTCACCCGCATGACCCGCCTGCCGGTGTGGATGCGCTGGTGCTGGTGGTGCCCGCCGATCGCGGAGGAGTCCGAGGAGATCGCCCACGGCATCGCGGAGACCGCGGCGGACGGCTCGATCATGGTGGAATTCACCGCGAAGCCTGACACGACGGTGCGCGAGGATGTGGAGCCGGTCTTCGACTTCCAGATCACGGCGGACGTGACGGACGCGAATGGCGAGACTCGCTCTGCCACCCGCACCGTCTCCGTGGCCTACACCGCGCTGAAGGCGGAGCTGGAGGCCGACCGCTGGCTGGAGGCGGGCAAGGAGCTGGACCTGCGGCTCAAGACGATGTCGCACGATGGCGAGGGCCGCCCGGCGAAGGGCGTCATCAAGATCCATCGCCTGAAGGAGCCCGCCGTCTGCCCGCGGCCGGAAGAGAATTTCGCCCCATGGCGTCGCCGCGGTGTGGCAGAGGAGAATGATCCCTCGCGCCCGTCGCCGGACCCGGACAAGTGGGAGCCCGGCGAGATGGTGGCGGAGCTGCCGGTGGAGACCGCGGCGGATGGCAAGGGCGGCGTGAAGCGCGCGCTGGATGCCGGTGCGTATCGCCTGATCTACGAGACGAAGGACGCGAACGGCCGCGACGTGAAGGCCATCCTGGGCATCCAGGTGGTGGCACCGGACGCCGCGGACTTCCCGACCATGATGCCCTTCTACACCACCTTCATCGCCGACTCGGTGCAGCCGGGGCAGGAGGTGGTGCTGGTGTGGGGCAGCGGCCATGAGAAGGCGCGCGCGTGCATCGAGTGGCGCATGGGCGACCGCGTGCTGAAGCGCGAGTGGTCCGCCGAGGGCCGCACGCAGCAGGCCTTCCGCTTCCCCGTCGAGGAGAAGCACCGCGGCGGCATCTCCGTGGCCATCACGCAGGTGACGATGAACCGCCTGAACCAGACGAGCCACATCGCGCAGGTACCGTGGACGAACAAGGAACTCAAGCTGCGCTGGGAGCACCTGGTCTCGAAGCTGGAGCCCGGCTCGAAGGAGACGTGGACCGCCGTGATCGAGGGCGCAGGAGGCGAAGCGGCGGCCGCGGAGATGGTGGCCACGCTTTACGATGCCTCGCTGGATGCCTTTGCCCCGCATGCCTTCCGCGGGCTGGCGAGCCTGCTGCGCCGCGAGTGGTCGAGTCCGCCGTACTGGCAATTCAGCGCGGAGACTCGGAACTTCGAGGTGCATCGGAATTTCCCGTATCCGGAATTCTTCCAGATGGACGAGCCCTTCCGGCGCTTTCGCGACGGGCTGGATTTTGGCGAGATCCGTGTGGGCTACGGCGGTATCGGTGGGGGGCGTGGACTTCGTATGAGATCTGACGATCCGTTCGCCGATGCAGTGGGAGAAAGCAGCACTCTTGCTATGAGAGCCCCGGCCGTGGCAGCCGCGCCGATGATGAAGGCGGCACGCTCCGAATTGGCAGCCGATGGTTTCCTTCCAGGCGGCGGTGGCGAAGTCCGCGAGCAGGACGCCGGAGCCGCGGCCCCGGTCGATCCCTCGCAGGTGACGGCGCGTGCGAACCTGCAGGAGACCGCATTCTTCTTCCCGGACCTCGTCAGCGGCGAGGATGGCAAGGTGCGCATGACCTTCACCATGCCGGAGGCGCTGACGAAGTGGCGCTTCCTCGGCCTGGCCCATGACAAGGACCTGCGCAGCGGCCTGCTGGAGGGCGAGACCGTCACGGCGAAGGACCTGATGGTGCAGCCGAATCCACCGCGCTTCCTCCGCGAGGGCGACGAGCTGTGGTTCTCGGTGAAGATCACCAATACCAGCGACAAGGAGCAGAGCGGCACCGCACGCCTCACGCTGAATGACGCCGCCACCGATGCCGACCAGACCGCCGCGCTCGGCGTGACCACCGCGGACCTGCCCTTCACCGTGCCGGCGAAGGAGAGCCGCAGCGTGAAGTGGAAGCTGACCGTGCCGGATGGCGCGGGCTTCCTCCGCTACAAGGCGGTGGCCACCAGCGGCGCGCTCAGCGATGGCGAGGAAGGCTGGCTGCCGGTCATCCCGCGCCGCATCCTGGTGACGGAGTCGCTTTCCCTGCCGATCCGGAATGCGGGGACGAAGGACTTCGACTTCACGAAGCTCTCGCAGAGCGGCGGCTCGCCCACGCTGGAGAATCGCTTCGTCCACGTGCAGGTGGCCTCGCAGCCCGCGTGGTATGCGGTGATGTCGCTGCCGTATCTCATGGAGTTCCCGCACGAGTGCGCGGAGCAGACCTTCAACCGCTACTATGCGAATGCGCTGGCGAGGAATATCGCCGGGTCCGATCCGAAGATCCGCCGCATCTTTGACCGCTGGAAGGCGGGCGGCACCGCGCTGGACAGCCCGCTGGAAAAGAACGCGGACCTCAAGGGCATCCTGCTCGACGAGACGCCATGGCTGCGCGAGGCGAAGGATGAGTCCGGGGCCCGCCGGAAGATCGGCCTGCTCTTCGACGCGAACCACATGGACCGCGAGCAGGAGAAGTCGCTGGCGAAGCTGGCCGCCATGCAGATGGGGGATGGCCTGTGGCCGTGGTTCCCCGGCGGCCGCGGCGATACCTACATCACCACCTACATCGCCACCGGCTTCGCCCGGCTGCGCGCGCTGGGCGTGGAGACGGACATTTCCCCGGCGCTCAATGCGCTGGACCCGCTGGATGCCGCGATGACGAGGCACTACGAGGAGCTGAAGAAGCACAAGCTGCTCGATGGAGAGAACGTCCACCCGTGGATCGCCTACCACCTGTACATGCGGACCTTCTTCCTGAAGGACAAGGCGCTGAAGGCGGAGGACAAGGTGGCCTTCGACTACTTCGCCGGCCAGGCGCGCAAGCACTGGACGAAGCTGGGCAGCCGCATGTCCCGCGCCCACGCCGCGCTCGCGCTGCACCGCATGGGCGAGAAGGAAGTGCCCGCACTGGTGACCCGCTCGCTGAAGGAGCACGCGACGGTGAATGACGAGCAGGGCATGTATTGGAAGGACAGCGAGGGCGAGGGCTGGTGGTGGTGGCAGGCCCCGGTGGAGACGCAGGCCATGATGATCGAGGCCTTCCGCGAGATCGATGCCGACGCGAAGGCGGTGGAGGATTGCCAGGTCTGGCTGCTGAAGCAGAAGCAGGTCTCGAACTGGAAGACCACGAAGGGCACGGCGGACGCGGTGTATTCCATCCTGCGCGGCGGGCAAAACTGGCTCGCCTCGGATGCGCTGGTGAAGATCTCACTCGGCGGCACGGAGGTGAAGCCCGCGGACGTGGAGGCGGGCACTGGCTTCTATGAGAGCCGCTTCGCCGGCGAGGCCGTGAAGCCGGAGCTCGGGAAGATCGAGCTGAAGAAAGAGGACCAGGGCGTGAGCTGGGCCAGCGTCCACTGGCAATACCTGGAGGACATGGCGAAGGTCACGTCCCACGGCCAGAGCGCGATGACGCTGGAGAAAGCGCTCTTCCTCCGCAAGAACACCGACAAGGGCCCGGTGCTCGAGCCCCTCGCCGGACCGGTGAAGGTGGGCGACGAGCTCGTCACCCGCGTGATCCTGAAGAACGACCGCGCCATGGAATACGTCCACCTGAAGGACCTCCGCGGCAGCGGCACCGAGCCGGTGAACGTGCTCAGCGGCTACCGCTGGCAGGATGGCTTTGGCTACTACGAGGTGACGCGGGACACCGCCAGCCACTTCTTCATCGACCGCCTGCCGCCCGGCACGCACGTCTTCGAGACCAGCGTGCGCGTCCAGCACGCCGGAAAGTACCAGACCGGCATCGCCGAGATCCGCTGCATGTATGCCCCGGAATTCAACGCCCACAGCGGCAGCGTGGAGGTGACGGTGGAGTGA